Proteins from a single region of Candidatus Nezhaarchaeota archaeon:
- the aspS gene encoding aspartate--tRNA(Asn) ligase, with protein MLVLWEGRVFSSQVPIAPEGLRVKLYGWVHSIRDLGKVCFIILRDKDGLTQLVASQHAMGDEAFSLVKKLRREFVVAVEGTVKHTPRAPGGAEVHVEKLEVMNEAHVPLHLEPDRRVRLDLDTRLDERMLDLRRLENQAIFKICHVVLSVARRFLEEHGFIEVHTPKIIATATEGGAALFPVAYFEREAFLAQSPQLYKEQLAAVFERVYEIGSLFRAEESQTDRHLSEYVGIDIEAAFSDEEDVMKILEEMVRRIIAEVASRCQRELASIDRKLEVPSLPFRRLSYDEVIEMLRRRGVDIKWGLDLT; from the coding sequence GTGTTAGTGTTGTGGGAGGGCCGGGTATTTAGCTCTCAAGTCCCTATAGCCCCTGAGGGACTGCGAGTTAAGCTCTACGGCTGGGTTCACAGCATAAGAGACCTCGGCAAAGTGTGCTTCATAATCCTACGCGACAAGGACGGCCTCACTCAGCTGGTGGCTTCGCAGCACGCAATGGGTGACGAGGCCTTCTCCCTCGTGAAAAAGCTTCGAAGAGAGTTCGTAGTAGCTGTAGAGGGCACCGTTAAGCATACTCCTAGAGCCCCTGGCGGAGCCGAAGTCCACGTGGAGAAGCTTGAGGTAATGAACGAAGCCCACGTACCACTCCACTTAGAGCCAGACCGCCGAGTAAGGCTTGACCTAGACACTAGGCTTGATGAGCGTATGCTCGACCTTCGAAGGCTTGAGAACCAAGCAATATTTAAGATATGTCACGTAGTACTCTCAGTAGCTAGAAGGTTCTTAGAGGAGCATGGATTCATCGAGGTCCACACCCCTAAGATAATAGCTACTGCTACCGAGGGCGGAGCAGCCCTCTTCCCAGTAGCTTACTTTGAGCGAGAGGCTTTCCTTGCGCAGAGCCCTCAGCTCTACAAGGAGCAGTTGGCTGCGGTATTTGAGAGAGTGTACGAAATAGGGTCGCTGTTTAGAGCTGAGGAGTCGCAGACCGATCGCCACCTCTCTGAGTACGTAGGGATAGATATTGAGGCGGCTTTTTCCGACGAGGAGGATGTAATGAAGATCCTGGAGGAGATGGTGCGAAGGATTATAGCTGAGGTGGCGTCTAGGTGTCAGAGGGAGCTGGCCTCCATAGACAGGAAGCTAGAGGTGCCCTCCCTCCCCTTTAGGAGGCTGAGCTACGACGAAGTGATAGAAATGCTTAGGCGACGGGGGGTCGACATTAAGTGGGGCCTAGACCTAAC